One Qipengyuania gaetbuli genomic region harbors:
- a CDS encoding M20 metallopeptidase family protein, with product MRVDSKWIGAAAVALAMGASQASADTGEIAKAVEADYADHLGALFRHFHENPELSFLETNTAKRMAAELRATGMEVTEGVGGTGVVGMVRNGPGPLVMLRADMDGLPLPEKSGLPYASKAVQVAQDGTEYPVMHACGHDVHITSMVGTARRLMEMKDQWSGTLMFVVQPAEERVGGAELMLKDGLYERFGKPDYAVAFHVDADLPTGKVSGSEDIVGSSADSVDIVVPGIGAHGASPHQGRDPVYIGAQIVTALQSIDSREVGPLSPVVVTVGSFHSGTKHNIISDEARLQLTVRANDEEVRAQIHEAIERIAVNIGRAHGLPENLLPRVTRTEGTPVTANDPALARRLNAVMIDAFGEDGFLPAVQTGMGAEDFAYFVTKEQGVPGYYFAVGGTPPEDFEAAANGGPPVPSHHSPLFKIAPRESVTLGTRAMIAAVLDLAPPK from the coding sequence ATGCGAGTCGACAGCAAATGGATCGGCGCTGCCGCAGTGGCGCTGGCGATGGGGGCGAGCCAGGCGAGTGCCGATACCGGCGAAATCGCCAAGGCCGTGGAGGCGGACTACGCCGACCATCTGGGCGCACTGTTCAGGCACTTCCACGAAAATCCCGAACTGTCCTTCCTCGAAACCAACACGGCCAAGCGGATGGCTGCCGAATTGCGCGCGACCGGCATGGAGGTGACCGAAGGCGTCGGTGGAACCGGCGTCGTGGGCATGGTGCGCAACGGGCCCGGACCGCTCGTCATGCTGCGCGCGGACATGGATGGCCTGCCGCTGCCCGAGAAATCCGGCCTGCCCTATGCATCCAAGGCCGTTCAGGTCGCGCAGGACGGGACCGAATATCCCGTGATGCACGCCTGCGGGCACGATGTGCACATCACCTCCATGGTCGGCACGGCGCGCAGGCTGATGGAGATGAAGGACCAGTGGTCCGGCACGCTGATGTTCGTCGTCCAGCCTGCCGAAGAGCGCGTGGGCGGGGCGGAGCTGATGCTCAAGGATGGCCTCTACGAACGCTTCGGCAAGCCCGATTACGCGGTTGCCTTCCATGTCGATGCCGACCTGCCGACCGGCAAGGTTTCGGGGTCGGAAGACATCGTCGGTTCGAGCGCGGATTCGGTGGACATCGTCGTGCCCGGCATCGGCGCACATGGCGCATCACCCCATCAGGGCCGCGATCCCGTGTACATCGGCGCGCAGATAGTGACGGCGCTCCAATCGATCGACAGCCGAGAAGTTGGGCCTCTGTCACCGGTGGTCGTCACCGTGGGTTCGTTCCACTCGGGCACCAAGCACAACATCATCTCGGACGAGGCGCGCCTTCAGCTGACGGTGCGCGCCAATGACGAGGAGGTGCGGGCCCAGATCCACGAGGCGATCGAGCGGATCGCGGTCAATATAGGCCGCGCGCACGGCCTGCCCGAAAACCTCCTGCCGCGCGTCACCCGCACGGAAGGGACGCCGGTCACGGCCAACGATCCTGCGCTCGCGCGCAGGCTCAATGCGGTGATGATCGATGCCTTCGGGGAAGACGGCTTCCTGCCCGCGGTCCAGACCGGCATGGGGGCCGAGGATTTCGCCTATTTCGTCACCAAGGAGCAGGGCGTGCCGGGTTATTACTTCGCGGTCGGAGGCACTCCGCCCGAAGATTTTGAGGCGGCCGCCAATGGCGGGCCGCCGGTCCCTTCGCACCATTCCCCGCTGTTCAAGATCGCGCCGCGCGAGAGCGTGACGCTGGGCACGCGCGCGATGATTGCCGCAGTGCTCGACCTGGCGCCTCCGAAATAG
- the rpoH gene encoding RNA polymerase sigma factor RpoH — translation MPIRGPAREVDARKVRILVSNAKSLSVPALGGEQSLNRYLSEIKKFPVLTAEQEYMLAKRYEEHEDPEAAAQLVTSHLRLVAKIAMGYRGYGLPVSDLISEGNVGLMQGVKKFEADRGFRLATYAMWWIKASIQEYILRSWSLVKMGTTAAQKKLFFNLRRMKKNLDAYEDTDLHPDDVTKIATDLGVPEQEVVNMNRRMMMGGDGSLNTPMRNGEEGSGEWQDWLTDDRPLQDETVAEAEEKEVRHEMLVEAMDSLNDREKHILTERRLTDNPQTLEELSQVYSVSRERIRQIEVRAFEKLQKAMQRIAGERLLPGVA, via the coding sequence ATGCCCATCAGGGGTCCGGCAAGAGAGGTCGACGCAAGAAAGGTCAGGATATTAGTGTCTAACGCAAAGTCTTTGAGCGTCCCGGCGCTCGGCGGTGAGCAGAGCCTCAACCGCTATCTCTCCGAAATCAAGAAGTTCCCGGTGCTGACGGCTGAGCAGGAATACATGCTCGCCAAGCGCTACGAGGAACACGAGGATCCCGAAGCTGCGGCGCAGCTCGTGACCTCGCACCTGCGACTCGTGGCGAAGATCGCCATGGGCTACCGCGGCTATGGCCTGCCGGTTTCGGACCTCATTTCCGAAGGTAATGTCGGCCTGATGCAGGGCGTGAAGAAGTTCGAGGCCGATCGCGGCTTCCGGCTCGCCACCTATGCCATGTGGTGGATCAAGGCTTCGATCCAGGAATACATCCTGCGTTCGTGGAGCCTTGTGAAGATGGGCACGACCGCTGCGCAGAAGAAGCTGTTCTTCAACCTGCGCCGCATGAAGAAGAATCTCGACGCCTACGAGGATACCGACCTCCACCCCGACGACGTCACGAAGATCGCGACCGATCTCGGCGTGCCCGAGCAGGAAGTCGTCAACATGAACCGCCGGATGATGATGGGCGGCGACGGCTCGCTCAACACGCCGATGCGCAATGGCGAGGAAGGTTCGGGCGAATGGCAGGACTGGCTGACGGACGACCGTCCGCTCCAGGACGAAACCGTTGCCGAAGCGGAAGAAAAGGAAGTCCGCCACGAAATGCTCGTGGAAGCTATGGACAGCCTCAACGACCGCGAGAAGCACATCCTCACCGAACGCCGCCTGACGGACAATCCGCAGACGCTCGAGGAGCTCAGCCAGGTCTACTCGGTCAGCCGCGAGCGGATCCGCCAGATCGAAGTGCGGGCGTTCGAGAAGCTCCAGAAGGCAATGCAGCGTATCGCAGGCGAAAGGCTGCTGCCGGGCGTCGCCTGA
- a CDS encoding RluA family pseudouridine synthase has product MAEPEILAGTLSEAGRLDKVLAEASGLSRERVKTLIAQGAVTIGRTVAKSASAKVRGEENWRIALPPPQPLDTPAQDIPLDIVFEDDDLLVVNKPAGMVVHPAAGNLEGTLVNALLHHCRGKLSGINGVERPGIVHRIDKDTSGLLVVAKSDAAHEGLARQFADHSITRRYLAVCAGHPNPPSGTVSGRIGRSDKDRKKMTVLPDASSRGKHAVTHFETVERLEGASLIECRLETGRTHQVRVHCASIGHALLGDPVYGRTPKALRPLLERLDFRRQALHAARLGFKHPISGETLDFCAELPADMRELIDETAR; this is encoded by the coding sequence ATGGCCGAGCCAGAAATCCTCGCCGGAACGCTGTCCGAAGCCGGTCGCCTCGACAAGGTGCTTGCCGAGGCCAGCGGCCTGTCGCGCGAACGGGTCAAGACGCTGATCGCCCAAGGCGCGGTAACCATCGGCAGGACCGTGGCGAAATCGGCGTCCGCCAAGGTCAGGGGCGAGGAAAACTGGCGCATCGCCCTGCCCCCACCCCAGCCGCTCGATACGCCCGCGCAGGACATCCCGCTCGACATCGTGTTCGAAGACGACGACCTCCTGGTGGTCAACAAGCCCGCCGGCATGGTCGTGCACCCGGCTGCCGGCAATCTGGAGGGCACGCTGGTTAACGCCCTGCTCCACCACTGCCGCGGCAAGCTGTCGGGCATCAACGGGGTCGAGCGTCCCGGCATCGTTCACCGCATCGACAAGGATACCAGCGGGCTCCTCGTGGTCGCCAAATCCGATGCAGCGCACGAGGGCCTCGCCAGGCAGTTCGCGGACCATTCGATAACGCGCCGCTACCTCGCGGTCTGCGCGGGGCATCCAAATCCGCCATCGGGCACGGTTTCGGGCCGGATCGGGCGTTCGGACAAGGATCGCAAGAAGATGACGGTCCTCCCTGATGCGTCCTCGCGCGGTAAGCACGCGGTCACGCATTTCGAGACGGTGGAGCGGCTCGAGGGCGCTTCGCTTATCGAATGCAGGCTGGAAACGGGGCGCACGCACCAGGTCCGCGTTCACTGTGCGTCAATCGGTCATGCACTACTGGGGGATCCTGTCTATGGACGCACTCCCAAGGCCCTCCGGCCCCTGCTCGAACGGCTCGATTTCCGCCGCCAGGCGCTGCACGCCGCGAGGCTCGGATTCAAACATCCTATCAGCGGGGAAACCTTGGATTTCTGCGCCGAATTACCAGCGGATATGCGGGAACTCATCGACGAAACCGCTCGTTGA
- a CDS encoding M67 family metallopeptidase — protein sequence MTLELSSDVMQRLLDDAANTHPRECCGVLLGTALRIEEIVPAANVHAEPGRHFEIDPQALIDAHRAARAGGPQVLGYYHSHPNGRIGPSPRDAELAAGDGAVWAIIAAGGVTFWRSGDGGFHALPYVVRER from the coding sequence ATGACGCTCGAACTCTCAAGTGACGTGATGCAGCGCCTGCTGGATGACGCAGCGAATACGCACCCGCGCGAATGCTGCGGCGTATTGCTCGGCACAGCTTTGCGGATCGAGGAAATCGTGCCCGCAGCCAACGTCCATGCAGAGCCCGGGCGGCATTTCGAAATCGACCCGCAGGCCCTGATCGACGCCCACCGCGCTGCCCGCGCGGGCGGCCCCCAGGTGCTCGGCTATTACCATTCGCATCCCAACGGACGCATCGGTCCGTCGCCCCGCGATGCCGAGCTGGCGGCAGGCGATGGGGCGGTCTGGGCGATTATCGCGGCAGGCGGAGTCACCTTCTGGCGCTCGGGGGATGGCGGTTTCCATGCGCTTCCCTATGTGGTCCGCGAACGCTAG
- a CDS encoding histidine phosphotransferase family protein has translation MTDSTSTDLAAMLCSRLCHDMLSPVGALSNGLELLAMETDPEMRANVVALLEQSAAISTNKLKFFRLAFGAAGGFGDRVDVAEPRALIEALVADKNKIEINWAIETANLGKPAVKVLLNFAQIAIDALVRGGTLDVGAEIREGNCEIVVRASGPKIAFDETIGKALDGSLPAHELSSRTAAAHMIALLAEQTGGGLQYARTEDTLVMGAVMPEGEGLIG, from the coding sequence ATGACTGACAGTACTTCCACCGATCTTGCGGCAATGCTCTGCTCGCGCCTGTGCCACGACATGCTCAGCCCGGTCGGCGCGCTCAGCAACGGGCTCGAACTGCTGGCGATGGAAACCGACCCCGAAATGCGCGCCAACGTGGTCGCGCTGCTCGAACAGAGCGCGGCGATTTCCACCAACAAGCTCAAGTTCTTCCGTCTCGCCTTCGGTGCAGCCGGCGGCTTCGGCGACCGCGTCGACGTTGCCGAACCGCGCGCGCTGATCGAGGCGCTGGTGGCGGACAAGAACAAGATCGAGATCAACTGGGCCATCGAGACCGCGAACCTCGGCAAGCCGGCGGTCAAGGTGCTCCTCAACTTCGCCCAGATCGCGATCGATGCGCTGGTGCGCGGCGGCACGCTGGATGTCGGCGCCGAAATCCGCGAAGGCAATTGCGAAATCGTGGTTCGCGCCAGCGGTCCCAAGATCGCGTTCGACGAAACCATCGGCAAGGCGCTCGACGGCAGCTTGCCGGCCCACGAACTCTCCAGCCGTACGGCGGCAGCCCACATGATCGCCCTGCTGGCAGAGCAGACCGGCGGCGGCCTCCAATACGCCCGCACCGAAGACACGCTGGTGATGGGCGCGGTCATGCCCGAAGGCGAAGGGCTCATCGGTTGA
- a CDS encoding N-acetylmuramoyl-L-alanine amidase, with the protein MVVIHYTEMLGAEAALDRMCDPETKVSAHYLISEEGEVIRLVPEEKRAWHAGLSYWRGHKDVNSASIGIELDHPGHLNGYRDFSEAQFEALVPLLARMVKQYDIPRANVVGHSDVAPARKIDPGELFPWERLAEYGLCLSTPKIELGDPFDNDGAFYLALERYGYDITDGHKAVEAFQRRWRPRKIDGEIDGEIRAILFQLLLDRDRGAHR; encoded by the coding sequence ATGGTGGTCATCCACTATACCGAGATGCTCGGCGCCGAGGCCGCGCTGGATCGTATGTGCGATCCCGAAACCAAGGTTTCGGCCCATTACCTCATCAGCGAGGAAGGCGAGGTCATCCGCCTCGTGCCCGAGGAAAAGCGCGCCTGGCATGCTGGCCTGTCCTATTGGCGCGGCCACAAGGACGTGAATTCGGCCAGCATCGGTATCGAGCTCGATCATCCCGGCCATCTCAACGGCTATCGCGATTTCTCCGAAGCGCAGTTCGAGGCGCTGGTGCCCCTGCTGGCGCGCATGGTGAAGCAATACGACATCCCGCGCGCCAACGTGGTCGGCCATTCCGACGTGGCACCGGCTCGCAAGATCGATCCGGGCGAGCTGTTCCCGTGGGAACGGCTGGCGGAATACGGCCTGTGCCTTTCTACCCCGAAGATCGAGCTGGGCGACCCGTTCGACAATGACGGGGCGTTCTATCTCGCGCTGGAGCGGTACGGTTACGACATCACCGACGGGCACAAGGCCGTGGAAGCCTTCCAGCGCCGCTGGCGCCCGCGCAAGATCGATGGCGAAATCGACGGCGAAATCCGTGCGATCCTGTTCCAGCTCCTGCTCGACCGGGACCGCGGCGCTCATCGCTAG
- a CDS encoding ATP-binding protein — protein sequence MNKTNHAWALDVAIFLIATAGTYVAQWADRPITAVLVYLSGVILVAVHSGLFAALGSAIAASLVYNFFLSEPVFEFGVTTADEAVPLIAFNVTALITGLLVGRLRDSVDRASQAQFKTAFLLTVSDRLQRALKVEEVEAVMRDLLPRQGVRSVKIFLSQGDLFLRPSTGEIVTYPTGQEPMTPASAGPVDPIVLELTGARGVIGIAQFHLAEAGSDRPGIPDLNSISALIALAIERCVLLDEVTEARAQARSEALKDSLLSSVSHDLRTPITVIEAAAGALSSPAIRLPEEERTALLASIIEQCHRLDRYTSELLDVGRIEAGVSPKAMQVVDLGELANLALRQARTLHPDVVFERRLGDGPVVISANPAMVEQAIFNVLDNAGKYGAGAPVSIEVEAGDGVAQLSVTDEGDGIDGPDLKRVFERFYKGSARRASEGSGLGLFIAKGFVEGCGGSISVESPAREGRGTRVSLRFPLLQRDERNNEAQP from the coding sequence TTGAACAAGACCAACCACGCATGGGCACTCGATGTCGCGATATTCCTCATCGCGACCGCGGGAACCTATGTCGCCCAATGGGCGGACCGCCCGATTACAGCCGTTCTGGTCTATCTGAGCGGCGTTATCCTGGTTGCAGTGCATTCGGGCCTCTTCGCAGCGCTGGGTTCGGCGATTGCCGCTTCGCTGGTCTACAATTTCTTCCTCAGCGAGCCGGTGTTCGAATTCGGTGTCACCACGGCGGACGAGGCAGTGCCGCTGATCGCTTTCAATGTCACCGCGCTCATCACCGGCCTGCTGGTCGGCAGGCTGCGCGATTCCGTCGACCGTGCGTCCCAGGCCCAGTTCAAGACTGCCTTCCTCCTGACCGTAAGCGACCGTCTCCAGCGCGCGCTCAAGGTGGAAGAGGTGGAGGCCGTCATGCGCGACCTCTTGCCGCGTCAGGGGGTAAGGTCGGTGAAGATATTCCTGTCCCAGGGTGACCTGTTCCTTCGTCCGAGTACGGGTGAGATCGTGACCTACCCGACAGGGCAGGAACCGATGACGCCCGCTTCTGCCGGTCCTGTCGATCCAATTGTGCTTGAACTGACCGGCGCGCGGGGTGTCATCGGGATTGCCCAGTTCCACCTTGCCGAGGCGGGCAGCGACCGTCCGGGCATCCCCGACCTCAATTCCATTTCCGCACTTATCGCGCTGGCGATCGAGCGCTGCGTCCTGCTCGACGAAGTAACCGAGGCGAGGGCGCAGGCGCGTAGCGAGGCGCTGAAGGATTCGCTGCTGTCTTCGGTTTCACACGACCTGCGGACGCCGATAACGGTCATCGAGGCGGCAGCGGGCGCGCTTTCCTCGCCCGCTATCCGCCTGCCCGAGGAAGAGCGCACCGCTCTGCTCGCCTCGATCATCGAGCAGTGCCACCGGCTCGACCGCTATACCAGCGAGTTGCTCGACGTGGGCCGCATCGAGGCTGGCGTGTCGCCTAAGGCGATGCAGGTCGTCGACCTAGGTGAACTGGCCAATCTTGCCCTGCGGCAGGCGCGTACGCTGCACCCGGATGTAGTGTTCGAACGCAGGCTGGGCGATGGCCCGGTGGTGATTTCGGCGAACCCGGCCATGGTGGAGCAGGCCATTTTCAACGTGCTCGACAATGCCGGCAAATACGGCGCGGGCGCTCCCGTCTCGATCGAGGTCGAAGCAGGTGACGGTGTCGCGCAGCTGTCCGTGACGGACGAAGGAGACGGTATCGACGGGCCCGATCTAAAGCGTGTTTTCGAGCGGTTCTACAAGGGTAGCGCCCGTCGTGCCTCGGAAGGGTCCGGACTTGGCCTGTTCATCGCCAAGGGCTTCGTCGAAGGCTGCGGAGGCAGCATATCGGTGGAATCCCCCGCCCGCGAAGGCAGGGGCACGCGGGTTTCGCTGCGGTTTCCCCTGCTCCAGCGCGACGAGCGCAATAACGAGGCGCAGCCATGA
- a CDS encoding response regulator — MKILIVDDEPSIIRTLRPVLSALGHDVIEAVDAKSALAAVGASEIDLVLLDLGLPDADGSDLISTFKKKADASVIVVSARHMEADKVRSLDQGADDYIDKPFGMEELLARIRVVERRRNEARGKEPKVLQSDLLRVDLKTREVVLMGEPIHLSPKEFAIFETLARNAGQVVTQRRLMIAGWDDPVVDGQYLRSYIAMLRDKLEVDPSDPELIVTESGVGYRLTEPLVQVD, encoded by the coding sequence ATGAAGATACTCATCGTCGATGACGAACCATCCATCATCCGCACGCTGAGGCCGGTCCTGTCCGCTCTCGGGCATGACGTGATCGAGGCAGTGGATGCAAAGTCCGCACTGGCCGCCGTGGGCGCCTCTGAGATCGATCTCGTCCTGCTCGACCTTGGCCTGCCCGATGCGGACGGCTCGGACCTGATCTCGACCTTCAAGAAGAAGGCCGACGCTTCGGTCATCGTCGTTTCGGCGCGTCACATGGAAGCGGACAAGGTCCGCTCGCTCGACCAGGGCGCCGATGACTACATCGACAAGCCGTTCGGCATGGAAGAGCTGCTCGCGCGGATCCGCGTGGTCGAACGGCGGCGCAACGAGGCGCGGGGCAAGGAACCCAAGGTCCTGCAATCGGACCTGCTGCGGGTCGATCTGAAAACCCGCGAGGTGGTCCTCATGGGCGAGCCGATCCACCTTTCGCCCAAGGAATTCGCCATCTTCGAAACCCTGGCGCGCAACGCGGGGCAGGTCGTCACGCAGCGGCGGCTGATGATCGCGGGGTGGGACGATCCGGTCGTCGATGGGCAGTACCTGCGCAGCTATATCGCCATGCTCAGGGACAAGCTGGAGGTCGATCCGTCGGACCCGGAGCTGATCGTTACGGAGAGCGGGGTGGGCTATCGATTGACGGAGCCTCTCGTCCAGGTCGACTGA
- the pal gene encoding peptidoglycan-associated lipoprotein Pal, producing the protein MSPNRTSVLVLTLALGLSACGKKKVEDLPPAPGEAVSVPAAAGNSIVPGSQADFLSQMAGQDVIFFDTDRFNIDDIDAAALRSQAAWLSKYPGKPARIEGHADERGTREYNLALGERRANAARNYLISLGIDGRRLTAVSYGKERPVELGSNEAAWAKNRRAVTVTIDGQ; encoded by the coding sequence ATGTCTCCCAATCGTACTTCCGTCCTTGTCCTCACGCTTGCGCTCGGCCTGTCGGCCTGCGGCAAGAAAAAGGTCGAGGATCTCCCGCCCGCTCCCGGCGAGGCGGTTTCGGTCCCCGCTGCCGCTGGCAACTCGATCGTCCCGGGCAGCCAGGCCGATTTCCTCAGCCAGATGGCGGGCCAGGACGTGATCTTCTTCGATACCGATCGCTTCAATATCGACGATATCGATGCTGCCGCCCTTCGGTCGCAAGCGGCATGGCTCTCGAAATATCCGGGCAAACCTGCCCGTATCGAGGGCCACGCCGACGAACGCGGTACTCGCGAATACAACCTCGCGCTGGGCGAGCGGCGTGCGAATGCCGCTCGCAACTACCTTATCTCCCTCGGGATCGACGGGCGGCGTCTGACCGCCGTCAGCTACGGCAAGGAACGCCCCGTGGAACTGGGTAGCAATGAAGCCGCATGGGCCAAGAACAGGCGCGCCGTCACCGTCACGATCGACGGGCAGTAA
- a CDS encoding metallophosphoesterase family protein, which produces MLNALRQIFRKPEKERRIAHVPQGERWYVIGDIHGRLDLLEVLQEAIEADDAACAPANSTVVFLGDLVDRGPDSAGVIKLARNWGKVRKVRYLAGNHEEMFLESFDDKEMLRHFLRHGGRETVLSYGLKRKEYNRMQIAEVQKAMHKIVPQKHRDFLAGFEDMIVVGDYVLVHAGINPKRPVEEQKRKDLLWIRERFLNHAESFSHVVVHGHTIFEEVEDTGDRVGIDTGAFRTGVLTALVLEGDSRRRIQAFEAEDGSIAVRKQD; this is translated from the coding sequence ATGCTCAACGCCCTTCGCCAGATATTCCGCAAGCCCGAAAAGGAACGGCGCATCGCGCACGTACCGCAGGGTGAGCGCTGGTACGTGATCGGCGATATTCACGGCCGGCTCGACCTGCTGGAGGTCTTGCAGGAAGCGATCGAGGCGGACGACGCAGCCTGCGCGCCGGCAAACTCCACCGTGGTATTCCTGGGCGACCTTGTCGACCGTGGTCCCGACAGCGCGGGCGTCATCAAGCTGGCGCGCAACTGGGGCAAGGTGCGCAAGGTCCGCTATCTTGCCGGCAATCACGAGGAAATGTTCCTCGAAAGCTTCGACGACAAGGAGATGCTGCGCCATTTCCTGCGCCACGGGGGCCGCGAAACGGTCCTGAGCTACGGGCTCAAGCGCAAGGAATACAACCGCATGCAGATCGCCGAGGTGCAGAAGGCGATGCACAAGATCGTGCCGCAAAAGCACCGCGATTTTCTCGCCGGCTTCGAAGACATGATCGTGGTCGGCGACTATGTCCTCGTCCACGCAGGGATCAACCCCAAGCGCCCGGTCGAGGAACAGAAGCGCAAGGACCTCCTGTGGATCCGCGAGCGTTTCCTCAACCACGCCGAGTCTTTCAGCCACGTCGTTGTCCACGGGCATACGATCTTCGAGGAGGTCGAGGACACCGGCGACCGCGTCGGGATCGATACCGGCGCCTTCCGCACCGGGGTACTTACCGCACTGGTGCTCGAAGGCGACAGCCGACGCCGGATCCAGGCGTTCGAGGCGGAAGACGGCAGCATCGCCGTCCGCAAGCAAGACTGA
- a CDS encoding TorF family putative porin, whose product MLTSFRGRLAVSLAALACGISSPALAQDEEESGPITVSANAALTTDYRFRGVSLSGGDPAIQGGVDVAHESGFYVGVWASSIDGGDAYGEMEFDIYGGWSGQLTDAVSLDVGLLYYAYPTEELGLDTDYWEPYASVGFNLGPAEATVGVAYAFEQDSLGGDDNLYVYTDLSAGLPGTPVTVTGHLGYTDGALAPPLLAGDADDSGMDWSIGASVTAGILEVGVSYVGVEGPSIDGFTDDALVATITASF is encoded by the coding sequence ATGCTCACGTCCTTTCGCGGCCGTCTGGCCGTATCCCTCGCCGCCCTTGCATGCGGCATCTCCTCCCCGGCGCTTGCGCAGGACGAAGAAGAATCCGGCCCGATCACGGTATCGGCCAATGCTGCCCTGACCACCGACTACCGTTTCCGCGGCGTCTCGCTTTCGGGCGGTGACCCGGCCATCCAGGGCGGCGTCGACGTTGCGCACGAAAGCGGCTTCTACGTCGGCGTTTGGGCATCCTCCATCGATGGCGGCGACGCCTATGGCGAGATGGAATTCGACATTTACGGCGGCTGGTCGGGTCAGCTGACCGATGCAGTGAGCCTCGATGTCGGCCTGCTGTATTACGCCTACCCGACCGAGGAACTGGGTCTCGATACCGACTATTGGGAGCCTTACGCTTCCGTCGGCTTCAACCTCGGCCCGGCAGAAGCGACCGTTGGCGTTGCCTATGCCTTCGAACAGGATTCGCTGGGCGGGGACGACAATCTTTACGTCTACACCGATCTCAGCGCCGGCCTGCCGGGCACGCCCGTCACGGTGACCGGACACCTCGGCTATACCGATGGCGCACTGGCTCCGCCGCTGCTTGCCGGCGATGCAGACGACAGCGGCATGGACTGGTCGATCGGCGCGAGCGTGACGGCCGGCATTCTCGAAGTGGGCGTGTCCTACGTCGGTGTCGAAGGCCCGTCGATCGATGGTTTCACCGACGATGCGCTGGTCGCGACGATTACTGCAAGCTTCTGA
- a CDS encoding VOC family protein: protein MTKYLHTMIRVTDPEATVAFFELIGLKEVRRAESEQGRFTLIFLAAPGQEGVSEVELTYNWPPEDGSEGEAYSGGRNFGHLAYRVDNIYDTCQRLMDAGHTINRPPRDGHMAFVRTPDGISIELLQEGYLDPQEPWASMPNTGSW, encoded by the coding sequence ATGACCAAATATCTCCACACCATGATCCGTGTCACCGACCCAGAGGCGACGGTGGCGTTCTTCGAACTGATCGGCCTGAAGGAAGTCCGCCGCGCAGAAAGCGAGCAGGGCCGCTTCACGCTCATCTTTCTGGCAGCACCCGGGCAGGAAGGCGTGTCCGAGGTGGAGCTTACCTACAACTGGCCGCCGGAAGACGGGAGCGAGGGCGAGGCCTATTCGGGCGGACGCAATTTCGGCCATCTCGCCTACCGCGTCGACAATATCTACGACACCTGCCAGCGGCTGATGGACGCCGGACACACGATCAACCGTCCGCCGCGCGACGGGCACATGGCTTTCGTGCGGACGCCCGACGGGATTTCCATCGAGCTGTTGCAGGAAGGCTACCTGGACCCGCAGGAACCCTGGGCCAGCATGCCGAATACCGGAAGCTGGTAA